gggattgatttattgcgtcttgtctagtctcgataaatcgatcccggaagcgctcgccgtcgacgctggtaatcctgctctgcgagaggagtaggcggagtcgacgggggagcctgcctgctgtgtgtggacccacggtaagtacctttaagttcgaactaagatacttcgacttcagctacgttattcacgtagctgaagttgcggatcttagtttgaactgggggcttagtgtggaccagccctctggccctttgatttcaatggtgctatggctgatttacactagctgaggatttgTCCTGTTGACTCCAATGAAAAAAcggctgatttacagcagctgggaatacaggccattgatttcagtggaactatggctgatttacacctgctggaGATCTGCTCCATTACACGGTTTCAAATCCATATTCTTTGCCTCAGAATCGGAATGGAACAGACAAAGGTTCCTAACCAGTCAGCACTTTCTTAGCTCTTTGTCTCATGGGATTAATTACAAGAGTGTAACTTTTAATGGTGGGGGAGTGATTCATTCCCACTAGGACAGAACTTTGGAGGAATTCAGTGTTGTGGAGATTCTCTCTCCCTGATATTCAACTTCTATTGTGATGAATGGaccaactttctttctttctttctttctttctttctttctttctttctttctttctttctttctttctttctttctttcttagcaattacattttttttcttattacagGCAACACTAAACTAAAAGGCTCATTAGGATTCAGGTGCAATGCtgcatgacatttttaaaatgtttaattcacACTGGTTGTAGATGTGTCAGAGAGATTGAACAAATATGAAGGGCCAGATCcctgctggggtaaatcagctgTGGCTTCATTGGGGTCAATGAAGCCAGATCCCGAGCTTTTATAAAtcagccccattaaagtcaattagGCCAGATGTCCAGCTGGTAGATATTGGCATCGTGCTATGGTGCTTTTCCAATGTACATACGCTGAATATCTGCACTGTGGTGCCTAGTTATGTTTGTTCCTTTATCTGAGATTCTCGTTGCTTAACAGCACAATCCTATTTTAATGCTCATAGAATAATCCACGATCATGGTTAACGGACAGAAATCTGTGAGATCTGTACCCAGCCAGTAAAGAAACAGATAATTGTTATAGTGACATCCTAGCACCTCTATAACTAAGGTTGTGTCATGTATTCCCTTCAAAGGTCAATTTTTCTAACATCAATATATTCAGTCTAATTCCTTTGAAATGTGATGTgcttcaggaagctgcaaggcaGAGTTAGTGACCCAAATTTGGGGACATCTGAGCTAGGGGTTGCGAAGATAAAAAAGTTTccagagtgtttttttttttttttttgctcagagCAAGAAATCAAATTACTGGTGTGATGCGGATCATAATGGTCTAAATCTGTTGAGTTCTACCCAAGATAGTGCATGGAATTAACTAAAAATGTGGGGGACCCAAACTGAAAATGGCATTTAAGAAAATGTTCACTCCTTACAGTGTGcatgttttaaaatgtggatGGTTACTTTGATGTGCCTCTTGGGAGACTAGCGGGGCATTAGTGATCCagatttggggtcatttgactgAGGGCTTCCCAATGTACAACTCCTCAAAGAAACAGTTTCCTTCTGCTTCTTTGAACTGTTAAACTGAGAGGAATTAATGACTGGATGAATTGCAGACCTCCTTGAGACTACTGGTTCTGAACTCACCCTCCAAttaacaccttgaatactgtgtgcagatctggtcgccacatctcaaaaaagatatattggaattggaaaaggtacagaaaagagcaacaaaaattattaggggtatggaacagcttccatatgaggagagattaataagactgggacttttcagtttggaaaagagacgattaaggggggatatgatagaagtttataaaatcatgactggtgtagagaaagtgaataaggaagtgttatttactccttcacataacacaagaactaggggtcaccaaatgaaattaataggcagaaggtttaaaacaaacaaaaggaagtacttcttcacacaacacacagtcaacctgtggaactctttgcctgaggattttgtgaagaccaagactataacagggttcaaaaaagaactagataaattcatggaggataggtcatcaatggctattagccaggatggccagggatggtgtccctagcctttgtttgccagaagctgggaatgggtgacagaggatggaccacttgattaactgttctgttctttccctctggggcacctggcattgcccactgtcagaagacaggatactgggctagatggacccatgggtctgaaccagtatggccgttcttatgttcttataactaAGGATAAGTTAATGACAAGCTCCCATCCATGTCAGAAGGTATTTTGGGCTGAGTAGCTGGAGGATGCTACAATTTCTGAATCCTAGGTAgtaattttattttggggggaatgTAATCAAAGTCTTTTGGGGGGGCGAAGTTAGATGTGTGAGTCgttcctgggaggggaagggtatTGGGGGGCAAAGgagtgggggaatggaggagAAGGATTTAGGACTGCATTGAGGGATTATGGGAAGGGGATAAATGGGGATGGATGGTAGGGGAAGGGAGCGAGTTTGGGGGCTCAGGTGAGGGAGGTGTGAGGGTGAATGGAGGGGTGTGACATTGGGCTGGGGGATGTGGGAGTGAGTGGCAGGAGGACTGGGTGAGAATAGGGGTATGGGCACCTCTAAGCCCCACATGCTCCCCTGCCATGTGTGTGCCCAGATCTGAGGGGCCCGTGAGCCTCTAGGGGGGTCTGAGCCCCTGTCCCTTCCTCACTCATATGAGCTGAGATGGGGGGGGGCTTTCCCCTTTGCGGTGTGTGAGCCTCTCTCGCTGCCCCCATGTGTGAATGTTCATATAGACATGCCCTCGGTGAACTAAATGAGAGTGTTGCAGGAGATGACCATTGACATATTTGCAAACAGCTTCATCTGtgttgctgggggagggaggagagactcCAGGCACCATCTGGCTCCTCAATTGCACTGAGGTTCCTTCAAGATCTGGAACAGAGTTCACTGGAGCCTCAGCATGGGCAGGTTTGGAGGCACGCAGCTCCTGCCCAGCCCACAGTACCCTGATGTGCTTCTCCATGAGGGCAGCATTTACAGGCAACTCTGCAAGGTGTCTCTCATGCCCTGCTATGTCCTTGACCACATGTATTAAATCCCTCTCCGGTGGCTAGTCCACAAAGAGGATAGATCTTACTGCTGCTGCCACCTGAGGCATTTGTTTGGTTGAGTGCAGGTGGTAGAAGCATAGACCTAGGGACTGATccgggggttagactagatgacccttgtggtccctcctaactctatggttctatgattctaagaatcTGAGACTTCTAGCTCCTAAAGTGCCCTGTGACATTGATAACCCCTTCCTAAAGTTATACAAGGCTATTTACAAGTTTAGTGTGATAGTAAAGAGACACGTTTTATACACTTCATTGCACAGAAAAAAAGCCTTTGGGATTCATTCCATAAATATTGCTAATGATCTAGCTGCCAAACTGCTGTTTCTCAGCTACCTCAAAGAGGTTCCCATTTTATCTCTTCTGGCTGTGACTGCTTTGACTGCAACAgctcaccagatgtcccagtgTTGCTCTGCCACTTACATCCTTCCCTTCTTGTCTGGAGCTGAGTTTGCCATTGGTTTGCTACATATCTGAGTCCTCTGTCTATGTCCCAGGTGTCATCAGCTAGTTATGAAATCTAAACTGCTGTTGCCATCAGTGGGAGGCTAGCCTGGGATATTAGGGCTGCAGGTTTTGGCTTAGTGTCCATCCAGGCACTATAGCTGCTGCACACCTAGATGGTGACTCCTCCAACTCATCACCAAACTGCTCTGCCATATTCTGCAGGGTGGCTTCACTGGAGGATAATCTGGGAGAAGAGAGACCCTGGATTAGAGAAGAAAAATGTCCTCAATAGAACTCTCTGTAAATGGAACCCAGAGACGTCACAGTGAAACCCAACAGTGCAGTCCTTAGGAGTTCTCCTGCCCCTTCACTTGTCACCAAGTGCAATGGTCTGACAGTGGGAATGGAGAAAGGGTCTCTGCAAGCAAAGACTTCCATGGCTTCCTGAATAGAAGGGTGCCATAGGCTCATGCTGAAGGGCCCAGATTTAATCCCCGATGGTGTCTCTATGTGGCAGTGGTTTTACTTACCCATGATTGCAGGCTGTTTTCCTGGCCATGTGTGGGGGCATTGCTGCTGGCCCTCTCAGGGTTGTAGCAGCATCACCCACATGGGGACGTGACATATCCAGGGCAATCGATCAGCTCCCTTCATTACTGTACCCTATGAAAGCCTGGAGGCAATGTcagtggggagggaagtgggacCTGAGTCAGCCCCAAGCCTCTAGCCTCTGAGCCACAGGAGATCTCTGTGCTGGACTAGCAGAGGGTCCTGTATGGTCTGTGTGAGCTACACCCCAGAGTGTGCCATGGTCACACACAGAGATAAATTCCCAGCATGTCATAGCCCCTGCAGTGAATCCTGCTCCATAAAGAGCCATTAAAGGCCTCAGATCCTCTGACCTGATAATGAAGGGGCTTCCCTGAGCCATGGGACCCCAAAGATTCTCAAGGGCATTTAGATGCCTTGGCTACAGCAGGAATCTtaccttcccctgggctactcaCCCCTGTCCAAGGGTTTGaagcctggctctgggcaatctgACAAAGGCTCGTGCCCTGTAACTTTTAAGGATTTAGAGATATCTTCTCCAAAGGGCAGAGAAGATCCTTCCTGCAGGTGGTGCAGCTGGCCATTTATGACCCACTGCTGtctgtcagccaggctgggctggtccTAGCCTTCTCCATGCTGGGGGAAGCTTCCCAGATGATGAGGACAAGGTGAGAGGCTGTATTAGGCTCAGGAGATTGGGGGCAAGACCCAGGGCCTCTCACCTCTTGGCCCCCAAAAGTCACTCCCGCCCCATTCAGTGGCCTGGGCACAGGGAGGAGAACGACTCAGAGCAGGGGCCATGGTTAGAGATGAAGTGAGCTCCACAAGCAGGATGGAGCCTGTTCATCTCCTGAGCAGCTCAGAGCAGCTCAGAGCCAGTTCTGCAGCCAGGCTATTTATTTAcagcatggcagcagcagcaggacaagctgACATTGCTCATGCCAAGGGTGGGGAACTTCCCCTGTGCCCTCGGCGAGCCTTTCTCACCCCTCTGGGCCTCAGCCCACTTCCCCGTGGCCTTGTGTACATCTCATCAGAGCCACCATCCAGAGCcgccctgtccctggcagccttGGAGGCTGACGATTCAAAGGGCCATAGAGGCTGATCAAGCTGGGCTGAGGCACAAAAGCGGGGGAAGCTGCTGGCTGGGGAGAGTTGGGAGATTCAGTCATCAGGGGCTGCAGGTCTGCTCCCTTCCCAGGGCTGCCATCTTGGGGCTTCCCCACTAGTCGCTGGGGGACACttgggaaaggtctcaacctcccacaTCCCCCTTCACTGCTGCCAAAAGCCCTCCCAATTcttcagctgggggggggggggcaggtggaggagaggagatgggggaaCCTGAGCTGCTTCCCCAGTCAgatttggaggtagaacagctcttgGAGGCGACCGAGGGGAATGGGCTATCGACTTTGTTCCTTACTCAGATTAACCATCCTATAAGTATCCCtttgaaacagaaataaatatgCAATAGAGCAAATGGGTTTGAAATTGTGGTGTTATTGGATGATATTTCTGGTTTATGGCATCTGAGAACTAAACAATTTCAGctgaaataataacaataaaaaagtttttcaaagaaaattatattttgaaaacccaattttcctttgaaatattTCAAGCAGAACATACTTGACCACCCCAGCTGGAAACTTAGCTTTAAACCAGGGTGGGGAACATTAACGTTGTCCAACAATTGCACAGTTTCAAATCCAGTCACTCTATTGCAACCCTGTTTAATTCTGTTTAAAAGGGATATTTGCAGTATGGTTAAACTGAGTAAGCAACAAAGTTGATAAACCACAGCACGTGTTTTAAACAAAGTAGCATCTTTAAACTAGGGCACAGAGAGTTCATGATGGCAGAGTTTTTTTCATCGATCAAGAGTCTacattcatggacaggctgggacactATTCACACCAAATGATATTgtcataaatggagttactctCCCCACCATTTTGACTCGGCTTTGAAACTGTACACAGATTTCAGAAGCCCTGGGAAACAAAGGTCTAATTACACTTTTAGCAGGCGCATAATGGTTGTTaaatgtgcttttggcagatgGAAATCCCATTGGAGATGTCTACAGACCCACTTGGATGTCAATGTCATCAATGCTGTCCATattactgtggcttgctgtgctcttcgcAATCATTGTGAAGCCATTTCCCCCTGAATGGATCTATGACAGTGAGGGGTTGCTGAATTGGTACACTCAGCCAGACAGTGCACCTACcacagctggtgccagatgcacCTGGGCAACAGAAGTCAGGGATGCTTTGCTCTCCCATATCATGGACTTCCAGGCCCAATAGAAGAGGGGGAATAGTGCCTTTATGAATGTgcttgtgggggatggggatggggctcACTGATTTGGAGGGGTCAGTGCTTGGAGACGGGTGATAGCTTGATTGCCATGCAATGTACTTATGAATGACTTGACCACTTATGAATGGAGGGGTGTGGTTTCATAGTATGGATTCATATAAGGAAGTGAGTGAAGTGTGGATCTCTGTACCTAACTGTATAGAGGAATGGTGTTTGCTTACTAATTCCTAATTGTCCCTGATCatgttgtgatgggttggatcacagaaaccccctggggagctgccactcgatgtgccaagactacctttgctcctgctttccctgccagcttgggagcCCAGCACCctctcttgctgagccagacactcctgtctgctccaacaaagacccagggtctgaattacttgccccaaagctgcaggtttacctgaaagcagcttacagaagtgtccCTGTcattaacactcagatgcccaactcccaatggggtctaaacctaaACAAATCCATtctaccctgtataaagcttatacagggtaaacacaTAATTTGTTTGCCTtccataacactgatagagagatatgcacagctgtttgctcccccaggtatgaatacatactctgagttaattaagaagtaaaaagtgattttattaaataaagtaggatttaagtggttccaagtagtaacagacagaacaaagtaagtcaccaaggaaaataaaataaagtgcacaaatctatgtcttatcaaactgaatacagataatctcacccttagagatgcttcagtaagttttttcctcagagtGGACAcattccaggcctgggcacaattctttcccctggtacagctcttgttccagctcaggtggtagctaggggattcttcatgatggctctcctcTCCTTTTttattctgttccacccctttatatatcttttgcataaggcgggaatcctttgtccctctgggttcccacccctcctcactggaaaagcaccaggttaaagatggattccagctcaggtgacatgatcacatgttacTGTAAGACCCAAAGCCttcttcctcccagcctgactcacaggaaggccagcctgcaaacagagccattcagtcaattgtcctggctaatgggagtcatcaagatgccaaaccaccattaatggcccacactttgcataattacaataggccctcagaattatatttcatatttctagtttcagatacaagatggttacctttatacaaataggatgatcacactcagaagattataagctttgtaatgatactttacaagagatcttttgcatgaagcatatttcagttacattatattcactcagcatatttttataaaatcatatagactgtaATGTCACACATGTGTTTACCTTTATCATTTTAAATATACATTGTATGTTGTGATGCAGTAATAGCAATGAACATTCTTGATGAAATTAGAAGCTTTATTTATAAACATGTATTAGCAAAGTACAACATTCACTCATTGCCAGGCAGGCCAGCCATTACTACAACAGCACACCGGTAAAAACAGCACCttacagaaaaaggaaaacaacaacaacaacaaagtgcATGAACAAGGGCAAACAGTGCAACCACATAGAAGACAGAAACCCCCTACTGTTGCATATCCCCTGGCCCCTGATCTTGtttcccttctttccccattttctACACACTTGGAGTTGGGGGCCGGGGGTGGAGGCATCCACAGAGGAGGGGACCAGGAAGGGGAAACTGCATGGGGCTAAGCTGCCCTGTCCAGCTGCTCTTGGGGCCTGTTTGCATGGGCCACACAGCCATGGagtattccaagctgtttctggaCTGCATCCCAGGATACCACGCAGGGGACTCGGGCCTTGGTGAGAGtgatgcagcaggagctggtactTTTGCAGCCATTATTGATGTCAGCCACTCAAACCGTTCTCTCTGCTGAGCTCTGTTCTCCTCCCTCAGCTGCCATTGCTGTTCCTGGAACTGCGAAGCAAGTGCCTGCTCCCACTCTGAAATCTTGTCCTCAAGCTGTGTAGCCAGCCTGAACCTTTCCCCTGGCCTCTTGCCATGCCTTTTCTCCAGCCATAAGTCCCTCTGTTTTTGGGACCGGACCTGCTTGTTGGCCGTGGCCACAACTTTATCCATAAGTTCACCACAGAAACGCTTCCTCTTGGAACTGTCCATGAAGGTACGATGGGCCAGGCTTGTACTTCACTGTGGGCGAGCTGTGGAGGTGTTACAGCTGGAGAAGTCGAGGGGCTTGGAATAGGACAAGACACGGAGGGGTATTGTCTCAAATAGCTCAGTGCCGGAGCACAGAAAAAAATCTTAGTGGAatttcaaggacataaaatgttacttttccaAACTGAGCTTCAGGATATTGTGAGAGGGATGCTTCAGTCCACAGAAGGTCCCTGGACACAGCCTGATTAATGGCAGTGAAAGATGTGCGGAGGCAATGGTAAGTTAACAATTCaaagctgtttttttgttttctaaaaattaCAGACTATttggattggggaggggggggagggggaaggagaggggaggtgATCAGTGGCCTTGCTACAAAAACTTTTTCTGTCATTTCAGGCTTTCCACATTTTGGAGGACATAACTGTTTTTCTGGTGCCCGACTGGCAAAGGGAGATGTTATTCCAAGCTGCTGATGGGAAACCTGCAGCATATGCAGCCAAAACATTCAAACGTATAGTGACTAAACAGCACATCTATGAGTGGAGTGGCTTAGCCAGCTACCAATGTGGCCGTGGAAAATATGCCCTTCCCCACAAAGTGACTACCTATTTGGAGTTCCTGCTTCAGGGAAAGCTTGCATCTATCAGCACCTGAATTCATGAGGGAATCAACAGGATGTTGTATTTGCTCCCTCATGGCTCAACTGATTATGATTGCATGCAAACACCCAGAAATCCACAGCCATCCCCCTTACacctcctctcctttccccccacgGCACATTTTGGGACACATTTTCAAACCCTGTTTGACTTTGGGACAAATGATTTTGTCACCTGTGGACTGCACGGACTGCTTCTGACTGAAATGGACTAGGTTTGTGAAAGGAACACATttccacctccctcctccccaagttcacTATTTCCAGTTGGCTCGTTGTCCCCCTGAGTGGTTACAGGCGTGGCAGTGTAAGATTATCATTTTTAAGAAACGGGAATGACCCTAGAAAAAATCTGCACTCTTCCAGTAAAAGGTCACTTTCAAGGCATTTTTACTGTTTTCATTTTCCAATGGCCATTTTAAACTCCACGTGGTAGCGGGTGAGAGAGGGATGGGAGGCCATGCTGCTGGCATACAATCTGCCATTAATGGATACATGCTGCTATCAAGGGTTTCTCATAACTTTTGCATTGTTCCACATTCTGTATCCACATTCTGCATTTGCATTGTTCCACATCAATGTATCTCAGCTATATAATTACATATTGTCTCATATTTGTCTGCTGCAGGTTGGGCGGCGGGCTGCTCCTCAGGGCAGGCATCAAACAGCTCCTCCAAGTATGCGTGATCATTCCTGGTACTCTTACTAAAGTCCACTGTTTTGCCAGCCTCGCACCAGAGATTTcccaaaatctggctgtgctcctgTGTCCATGAAGCAATGCACTTTGCAAAAGGCTTCTTCTGGTCAGTCTCCATTGCAAATACAGaaggctgtctactggggtgctTGCAGATCGGCATTCAGAAGACAAGGGACGGGTTAAACACTGACTCACAATGTTGCTGCAGTACACCAAGGGAGGTTGCTTCTGTTTTCACTGGAGTGGACTGGAGATTCTTGGGATAAAGAGAAGAAAGGCCCATGGGATTATGGCATACTTTTGGCGGACTCCCAGGACCTGAGTCAGTGTGgagggctgtgtctacactacaaagcaatagggcttgaacccttgGTCTGAGCTTGGACCCTCCAGACTCACAAGGTCCTAGGACCCTAGGTCTGAGCCTGAATCTGAAAGATTTTTGTGAAGACGGAAGTGGGGAGTGGGCTCAAGCCTGAGTGTGAGCCCAGGTTtccattgcagtgaagacatatcctatctatcgatctatctaaTCTCCTTTTTTCTGTCTTATATTTAATATGCACAAAGatactataataataatagtaataataatattaataataataattaataacaaatagGCAGATTCTGTGATCCAGGGCACCTTTAGACACAGTCAAATCCTTGTGTGGATGACAGACCATTGGACAAATCTAGATCCCTTTGAAGCGAATGGCTAAATCCCACTTGTTATGGTTAGCTGCACCTCTGCCCTTTCTCTGGTCTCTGAGCATACCCCCTCTGGTCTCTGCCTCATGCCTGCATCTCTTTTAGGATTGAATTACATGGTTCTTCCACTCTTAAACTGGGTTCCTGGCTACAGCACCTTGTGCACCAAATGGGATTTTTCAGCAGATCAACTGTGTTTGGTACCTGCAGTTCTTCCCTCAGGAACTTTGACCGGTAGTAagttgagtgaccagacagccttctCCAAACAAAGTTTGATTTATTTATCACAGCCAGACAAAGCATAACATAAGAGGAAATATTACATAGCAATTCCACATTTGTCACACCAAAAACTTCAATGGGATCAAAATTGGGCCTCATTATCCAGGGTCAGATTGTCTTTAGGAAACATGCAAAACCTTTCTCTTCAAAAAAGCCTTTCCATCATAGCAAGGATGAagcaacatttatttatttatttagataaaGAAATACTAAAAAGACACCTATCTAAGGCTCTAGGTGCCCTAACCCATAGTTAATAACACAACAAAATCCCAGAagcattaaaataatcatttcagCAGGAAATCAGCTATTCAGACAGCTACAGAGACTCTTTTCTGCCCCTTCATCATTGTTGGAAACAAAACTTGAGCTCTCTCAGAAATCCCACCAAGAGCTGATGACAGTAACACACCCAATATATGAGTAAAAAAATGAGATCCCTGTCTAATCAAACACACCCCACTCTCTCAAACTCCCATGTCCAAGAACACCTGGAACAAGGAAAGCAACAaaccaataaaaaaaacaaaacaaacaaaaaacaaaaacagagacaATGAAGCAAATAAAACCTCTCAGATCCCAAGCAGAATTTTATCCCCCCCAAAAGAAGAAGAGCCAGAGGGACTCCATGAAGTCTACCTGGGACCTAGCTATGGCTACTCATTTTATGTGCAAGGGGCTTAGATAGCATGGTGTTCCTGTCAACAGAAATCCCTTAGATAAATAGATTCGGATCTTGTTTACTCTGGTGTAATTCTACAGTTACTCCAATGACTTGAGTGGAGATAGTCTGGAATTTTACCATTATATAAACAGATTGCATGCTACGTTTTTATGGAAAAAAGTTGTCATGAGTTGAATATATCTACAAAGAAACTCAGAATAAAATCATGATCAAGGGAGAAAGACAGACATTTTATTCTTGGGTGAATAACCTCCACCCAGTCAGTTTCCTCAGTGCAGCTTTGATCtctttgttcctcatgctgtagattaTCGGATTCATCATTGACGGCACCACAGAATAGAGAACAGCCACTACAAGATCCAGACCTGAGGTTGAGTTGGAGGTGGGCTTCAGGTAGGCAAATAAGGAAGTGCAAAAGAACaaggagaccacaatgaggtgaagaaggcaggtggagaagacTTTATgtcggccctgctcagaggggattctaaGCACTGTGGTGAAGATCTGAAAATAGGATACAGTTATTAAACCAAAGCAGCTTAAGTCTAAACATGCACTAAAGGCAAGAACCGCAACTTCACTGAGATATGAGTCAGAGCAAGTGAGCTTGAGTAGCTttgggatttcacagaagaactggttGATGATGTTGGACTGGCAGAAGGGTAAACTAAAGGTgttcccagtgtgcagtgcagagtAGAGAATACCACTGgtccaggcactggctgccatttggacacaagctctcctgtttaTCATTCTCTCGTAGTGCAGTGGTGGGCACATGGCCACGTATTGGTCATATGCCATGATAGTGAGTAAGGCAACATTGGTTGCAACAAAGAGGACAAAGAGAAAAAGTTGGGAAATGCATCCAGCATAGGAAATTgacctggtgttcatgagggagttggccatggatttggggatggtcacag
The window above is part of the Chrysemys picta bellii isolate R12L10 chromosome 12, ASM1138683v2, whole genome shotgun sequence genome. Proteins encoded here:
- the LOC101935590 gene encoding olfactory receptor 14I1-like, with translation MSNRTTMTEFLLLGFSEVWELQILHFVVFLVLYLAVLLGNLLIITAVALNHHLHTPMYFFLMNLSILDIGSISVTIPKSMANSLMNTRSISYAGCISQLFLFVLFVATNVALLTIMAYDQYVAMCPPLHYERMINRRACVQMAASAWTSGILYSALHTGNTFSLPFCQSNIINQFFCEIPKLLKLTCSDSYLSEVAVLAFSACLDLSCFGLITVSYFQIFTTVLRIPSEQGRHKVFSTCLLHLIVVSLFFCTSLFAYLKPTSNSTSGLDLVVAVLYSVVPSMMNPIIYSMRNKEIKAALRKLTGWRLFTQE